A genomic segment from Paenibacillus sp. FSL K6-1096 encodes:
- the yaaA gene encoding peroxide stress protein YaaA: MRIIISPAKKMKTDTDVLGYRQTPQFLSESQKLLALLRKLKYEEAKALWQCNDAIATLNMQRIKEMDLTKSLTPAILAYEGIQYQYMAPGIFQTQELEYVEQHLRILSGFYGIVRPFDGVVPYRLEMQAKLGGPGFSTLYEFWNRRLADQLFAETDTIVNLASKEYSKCIAPYTGDKVRMVSCVFGQNIGGKVVERATLVKMARGEMVRFMAERQITNVEELQAFTGFDFRYEAALSDEHTYVFVQAKQDKE, encoded by the coding sequence ATGAGAATCATTATTTCGCCGGCCAAGAAGATGAAGACTGATACGGATGTCCTGGGATACCGCCAGACTCCGCAATTCTTAAGCGAGTCGCAGAAGCTGCTGGCCTTGCTGCGCAAGCTGAAGTACGAAGAAGCCAAGGCACTATGGCAATGCAACGATGCTATCGCCACGCTAAATATGCAGCGGATCAAGGAGATGGACTTAACCAAGAGCCTGACCCCGGCCATTCTGGCTTATGAGGGTATCCAGTACCAGTACATGGCGCCGGGGATCTTCCAGACACAGGAGCTGGAATATGTGGAGCAGCATTTGCGCATCCTGTCCGGCTTCTACGGGATCGTCCGGCCGTTTGACGGGGTGGTTCCCTATAGGCTGGAGATGCAGGCCAAGCTGGGCGGACCGGGCTTCAGCACACTCTATGAGTTCTGGAACCGCAGGCTGGCCGATCAGCTATTCGCGGAGACCGATACGATTGTGAACCTGGCCTCCAAGGAGTACAGCAAATGCATTGCCCCGTATACCGGGGACAAGGTGCGGATGGTAAGCTGCGTATTCGGGCAGAACATCGGCGGCAAGGTGGTGGAGCGGGCGACGCTGGTCAAGATGGCCAGGGGTGAGATGGTCCGGTTCATGGCCGAGCGGCAGATTACCAACGTGGAGGAGCTTCAGGCGTTCACCGGGTTCGATTTCCGGTATGAAGCGGCCTTGTCGGATGAGCACACCTATGTGTTCGTCCAGGCCAAGCAAGACAAAGAGTAG
- a CDS encoding HEAT repeat domain-containing protein: MVRQNPLHKERLLKELDRLGYSDRIRRITALGRQHLGSAEYSRLLISLLEGGAYEARLALMGAIATLDAPVILAGLKHPMASIRNTAAGLAAKVASVEEIERELPGLSQDCRRKLLRTVALMNRRELAEHLLPLVRARWGADEAAMVLQACSEATVRARLAELGYAIMDWKKLASRHLEVVAEYVTRELEAAPLRAKDQVWRRFSSALEQLCNHKPDLVLACALNHSPADKLPSALKAHLGILMRQRPGAVYELLIRTETRGELMNFGVPEPVLKRAKLLSLDQWKQLVKLQAEEPVQVARLLEHLAPSKRGEIFEAVYEAEKRRERVFPERLLYVLPHALRDREAARMLGLREIRENRERSLRITAARSIHQVRDQLEEATRVSSADERATALMQLIRSTVLARQGMDATLTTLSRIRNDQDPVRGAVFKELSESPASVYEAAHVPALAELVDSVINARDTSYGTRYSVQLLAFSILRHQAAEPDGELFKFALNTLQKLAKQDGQLSLPSLEKNMPQGVEEIIFEGIYSYAAQAGKRENYNLVLSLATSFGKRGYGIAKLQQLLREAARAKTEATAIRATRLWLEPLKTRDERVKELLDADPSYITIYEVFRHLHLKRQEWLDPYISGAAIKGKFLSGKTVYLVPAADGFHRWLPRQQQAYSALLSKVATGSKYSLFERSRAIRIMASMPDWHPERLYELVQDQEVAVAEAALHALSLLEEPEQSLPVLLEHLDSDRARVAMYSIPRCIRRVSPGLLSLVLKELLGRDKLKITVRKEAIRLLGAYRNEDSLPLLLNEFAKPNAHKDVIIAIGHAARGLLDDERSWELLGAIAASPQHDIAVSLLSQHPDALPADYRPRYLDLIIAITRHPDVFVRRQAYTAMNRWTNGYEDVVAAAAAQAMMDLEDGTSWEFAMITLIQAARDGKVNAVVAGICRQLAATAVTQEWNAAADRDLPHRQRLQALIKQLTGLPMSTRVQLTPLYLELIGILAADETLQSLVLKLYIALIDWNNTEEAAGYLKRMVQGITSQPLLLSEVYSEVTGTLEQSAGYWTPEALLELVDALRTGPHYEVLYTGLPLLAAAGHALHWSPEAAERLRWYRNCSHPAVRTQALNIWTAQESSGLFLR, encoded by the coding sequence ATGGTTAGACAGAACCCGCTTCACAAAGAGCGCTTACTGAAGGAACTGGATCGATTAGGATATTCCGATAGAATCCGTAGAATAACCGCCTTAGGACGGCAGCACCTGGGGTCTGCGGAGTACTCCCGGCTGCTCATCTCATTGCTGGAAGGCGGAGCCTATGAGGCGCGCCTGGCCCTGATGGGAGCCATCGCTACGCTGGATGCGCCTGTGATTCTGGCGGGGCTGAAGCATCCTATGGCCAGCATCCGCAATACGGCGGCAGGGCTGGCAGCTAAAGTCGCTTCAGTGGAGGAGATCGAACGCGAGCTTCCCGGGCTGTCACAGGATTGCCGCCGCAAGCTGCTGCGTACAGTGGCCCTGATGAACCGCCGGGAATTGGCGGAACATCTGCTCCCGCTGGTTCGGGCCCGGTGGGGCGCGGACGAGGCGGCGATGGTGCTGCAGGCCTGCTCCGAAGCAACCGTCCGCGCACGGCTCGCTGAGTTGGGGTACGCGATTATGGACTGGAAGAAGCTGGCCAGCCGCCATCTGGAGGTAGTCGCGGAGTATGTCACCAGAGAGCTGGAAGCGGCTCCGCTCAGAGCCAAGGATCAGGTCTGGCGGCGCTTCTCCTCGGCGCTGGAGCAGCTGTGCAATCACAAGCCTGACCTGGTGCTGGCCTGTGCGCTGAACCATAGTCCGGCAGATAAGCTGCCGTCTGCGCTGAAGGCCCATCTCGGCATCCTGATGCGCCAGAGACCAGGCGCGGTGTATGAGCTGCTCATCCGGACGGAGACACGCGGTGAGTTGATGAACTTCGGTGTACCGGAGCCTGTGCTCAAGCGGGCGAAGCTCCTCTCGCTGGACCAGTGGAAGCAGCTTGTCAAGCTGCAGGCAGAAGAGCCCGTGCAAGTGGCGCGGCTGCTTGAGCATCTTGCGCCTTCTAAGCGCGGGGAGATTTTTGAGGCGGTGTATGAGGCGGAGAAGCGCCGGGAGCGGGTATTCCCGGAGCGGCTCCTGTATGTTTTGCCCCACGCGCTGCGTGACCGGGAGGCCGCCCGGATGCTGGGCCTGCGTGAGATCAGGGAAAACCGGGAGCGCAGCCTGCGCATCACCGCCGCCCGCTCGATTCATCAGGTCAGAGACCAGCTTGAGGAAGCCACCCGGGTATCCAGTGCAGACGAACGGGCCACAGCGCTGATGCAGCTGATCCGCAGCACGGTGCTGGCCAGACAGGGTATGGATGCCACGCTAACGACCTTAAGCCGTATCCGCAATGATCAGGACCCTGTGCGGGGGGCGGTGTTCAAGGAGCTGTCGGAGAGTCCGGCGTCTGTGTATGAGGCTGCCCATGTTCCGGCGCTTGCTGAACTGGTGGACAGTGTGATCAATGCCAGAGACACCTCCTACGGGACGAGGTATTCTGTTCAGCTATTGGCCTTCTCGATTCTGCGCCATCAGGCGGCGGAGCCTGACGGAGAGCTGTTCAAGTTCGCCCTGAACACGCTCCAGAAGCTCGCGAAGCAGGACGGGCAGCTCTCCCTGCCGTCTTTGGAGAAGAATATGCCGCAGGGCGTGGAAGAGATCATCTTTGAGGGCATCTATTCCTACGCTGCGCAGGCGGGCAAGCGGGAGAATTACAACCTGGTGCTGAGCCTGGCAACGTCTTTTGGCAAAAGAGGGTACGGCATTGCTAAGCTGCAGCAGCTCTTACGGGAAGCGGCCCGGGCCAAAACGGAGGCCACCGCAATCCGGGCCACCCGGCTCTGGCTGGAGCCGCTTAAGACGCGGGATGAACGGGTGAAGGAGCTGCTGGACGCCGATCCATCGTATATTACCATCTACGAGGTGTTCCGGCATCTGCATCTGAAGCGCCAGGAATGGCTGGACCCTTACATTTCAGGGGCTGCCATCAAGGGCAAATTCCTCTCAGGCAAAACAGTCTATCTGGTCCCGGCTGCGGACGGATTCCACCGCTGGCTGCCGCGCCAGCAGCAGGCGTATAGCGCCCTGTTGAGCAAAGTTGCAACTGGCTCCAAATACAGCTTGTTTGAGCGTTCCCGAGCGATTAGAATCATGGCAAGTATGCCGGATTGGCACCCGGAGCGGTTGTATGAGCTGGTGCAGGACCAAGAGGTGGCCGTAGCCGAAGCGGCGCTTCATGCCCTGTCCCTGCTGGAGGAGCCGGAGCAATCCCTGCCGGTGCTGCTGGAGCATCTCGATAGCGACCGGGCCCGTGTGGCGATGTATTCTATCCCAAGATGCATCCGCAGAGTCAGTCCGGGGCTGCTGTCCCTGGTGCTGAAGGAGCTGCTGGGACGCGACAAGCTGAAAATTACGGTGCGGAAGGAAGCCATCCGCCTGCTTGGTGCGTATAGAAATGAGGACAGTCTTCCGCTGCTCCTGAATGAGTTCGCGAAGCCTAACGCGCATAAGGATGTCATCATCGCCATTGGACATGCTGCGAGGGGGCTGCTGGACGATGAACGGAGCTGGGAGCTGCTTGGTGCCATCGCGGCTTCTCCGCAGCACGATATCGCTGTGAGCTTGTTGTCCCAGCACCCGGACGCGCTTCCGGCTGATTACAGACCCCGCTATCTGGACTTAATCATCGCCATTACCCGTCACCCGGATGTCTTCGTCCGCAGACAGGCCTATACAGCAATGAACAGATGGACGAATGGTTATGAAGATGTTGTTGCCGCGGCTGCGGCTCAGGCTATGATGGATCTGGAGGACGGCACCAGCTGGGAATTCGCGATGATAACACTGATTCAAGCCGCCCGGGACGGCAAGGTCAATGCAGTAGTAGCCGGTATATGCCGGCAGCTGGCGGCAACCGCTGTGACGCAGGAATGGAATGCAGCGGCGGACAGAGATCTGCCGCACCGGCAGCGCCTGCAGGCGCTCATCAAGCAGCTGACCGGTCTGCCCATGAGCACAAGAGTACAGCTTACTCCGTTGTACCTGGAGCTAATCGGTATTCTGGCTGCCGATGAGACCCTTCAGAGTCTCGTCCTGAAATTATATATCGCCTTGATTGATTGGAATAACACTGAGGAAGCCGCAGGTTACCTGAAGCGGATGGTTCAGGGCATAACCTCTCAGCCGTTGTTGTTAAGCGAGGTGTACAGCGAAGTGACCGGCACTCTGGAGCAGAGCGCCGGATATTGGACGCCGGAGGCGCTGCTGGAATTGGTAGATGCGCTGCGGACCGGGCCGCATTATGAGGTCCTGTACACCGGACTCCCGCTGCTTGCGGCAGCGGGCCATGCGCTGCACTGGAGTCCGGAAGCCGCTGAACGGCTGCGGTGGTACAGGAATTGCAGCCATCCGGCGGTCCGCACACAGGCACTTAATATATGGACAGCGCAGGAGTCGTCCGGGTTATTCCTGCGGTAA
- a CDS encoding acetyltransferase, with amino-acid sequence MNQIHNITDRNQVVASKLLDIWEKAVRATHLFLTPQDIEDLRPLVLQGLAAIPHLLAATDQEGQPLGFMGVQEQKLEMLFVDPAVRGQGIGTSLVNYAIHNLNVHSVDVNEDNPQAAGFYEHLGFQVYDRSELDEQGKPWPILHMRLPQE; translated from the coding sequence ATGAACCAGATACACAACATTACAGACCGGAATCAGGTGGTTGCCAGTAAACTGCTGGACATATGGGAGAAGGCCGTGCGGGCTACCCATCTGTTCCTCACCCCGCAGGATATTGAGGACTTGCGCCCCCTGGTCCTGCAAGGCCTTGCAGCTATCCCCCATTTACTTGCTGCTACGGACCAGGAGGGCCAGCCCCTCGGCTTCATGGGCGTTCAGGAGCAGAAGCTTGAGATGCTGTTCGTAGACCCGGCCGTCCGGGGACAGGGAATTGGTACCAGTCTGGTGAACTACGCCATACACAACCTGAATGTACATTCTGTAGATGTGAATGAAGATAATCCCCAAGCCGCCGGATTCTACGAGCATCTAGGCTTCCAGGTCTACGACCGGTCTGAGCTGGATGAGCAGGGTAAGCCCTGGCCTATCCTGCATATGCGGTTACCGCAGGAATAA